The DNA sequence CCTGGGGATCTTTATGTATATCTTGATGTTGaagaagtagaaggaatttgaagaGATGGCATAAATCTCTCTTCAACAGTATCTCTAAGCTATCTGGATTGCATATTGGGAACTGTTATTCAGGTAAAGTTTTCATTGGATTATTTTGTGCTCCCATTTTATTGTTCAGATTTTTATCCATCATTaaaattgttattattattttgaataGTTTAAAATTATCTTCAACAATTTTTTGGTAACCATGTTCGTGATGCTTACTGCTCACATAAAGTGATTACTCCTTTCACTATTTTTGCATGTGTCGATTGTTCTTCTACACTTTTAAGATCAAATAGTTCATTATATCTGTCTGAGCTTACAGAAGCTCAAATTCTTTTTCTGGACCAACTTGACTATGGATCTGTTGTAGTACTTACCATGTTTGTTTTGGTCCCTTTTTTTAACCCCTCTTCCTCGCTCGTATATTTAGCATGACCAATTGATGGAGGTTCTGGCATGTAAACAGGTTAAAACAGTTGAAGGATTAACAACACTACAAATTCCATGGTGACATTCTAGTCCTGACCAAAAAAGGAGTACCAAAGCGGAACAAGCCATCAATTCATGGTGACCATGTGTTTACAATTAAAGTAGCCATAGCGAATCGTACCAGGTAACAGTTGTCTCTATTTTGTATAGGGTAGCTGACAGTGTCACGTCTTCATTTACCTTCCCCTGTTTGTTTCTCAGTTCAGTTCACTGTTAGTCTATTACGTAGGTCAAGTATATTTGGCGTATGCTCTGTAGAACCGTGTGAGCTCTGCAAGCGTTAGAACATCCTTATGAAAGTAAAAGACACTAAAATGCtagaaaaataaatttcaatTAAACAGAATTACTTTGTTGGGACTTGGAAACTTACAGAATATATGGCAGTAGCTTCCAAAAACACTGATACTAAcaccttgaaaaaaaaaaaaaaaaggacaatcAAAGACAGAATAAAACTATTGAAAGGCAGGGGTGTCTGCTCACCTGCATACTTGGTCGTGCTGTTACTCAGAGGGGGAGAGGAGGGGGAGTAGAGGGAGGAGAGATATGTAAGTTTGTAATGCTGTCGCTGTAAACAATGGGCATTATTGTTGGAATTTAACCCCtcagattttcttttcatttagcGTCAAGGAACGTGAATTGCTTGAAGAACTTGCTTTACTCAGTAATACTGCCGCCAGCTGTTTACGTACTCGACCCAAGTCCCAGCCAGTTGGTACGTGCTCGCTTTTATCATTTGAGGATGTGCTCTCTACTTGTGTATATCTGTGCACACTCATCTTGAGAGATCTTCAAGTCCCTTGGTGAAcgtatttgaattttgaaactgAGGGTGAATGGATATTGATGATATGCATGACAGAACATTTCTTTCAGATTAGGTGTATAGCTTTATCTGACTTGAATTTGTCCTTTCATTCTACAGTAAATACTCAAACTGAGATGGGAACAGTTGCAGACGAAACAGTGGAAGAAGACGATCAAAGTGACCCATGGAAGAAGTTAAAAGACTTTGCGAGGTAAGGCTCACTCACCCACTCATCTGTCATATACTCCTACTTACTTTAGTCATCAATTACCGAGTGTAAGTTGTAAATCTATTGCAAGGGAGAAAACCGTTGGTGACCAATTTCCTGGAGCTGTTATGTTCAAAATCGAGGATATACATACACATGCATAGGCTATAGCCTTTGATTGAATCACAAGCTCTTGTGAGTTGTGATGCTAGTTTGTTTTCATATACAGTATTATGTTCATTGGATGCCTATTTTTGTACCATTTTTGCTTTTATCTTCACTATTCAATGTATTTACTATGTGCACTGCAGTTGACCCATGAAGTTTTAGGAATTTCCAGGTCTGCTGCAAATGGTGCCTTAAAATGGCTGAGAGACAACCTCTAGTCCGGTATCAGTCAACTAAAATATTGGCACTAATTTTTCTTCCTCGCAGGCTCCCTTCAGGAATGGTCTTGAATGAGCCTTACAGTCATTTACTCTGATGTCTTACCAAACTGGAGAACAATTAGTTGGGTATAATTTTATTTCTTGATAACATTTTACCAAATTAATGATGAACAATCACATGCCTCATGCATTTAGCGATTTGTATCACCTACAAAACTAGTGGAGTTCAAGGGTAAACTTGTTAatgtaaatttcattttctcACACATTTACAGAAATCCTTGTGAAACGATTGGGTTTTATTCGGAAACATGTACTATCTTTGAATTTTTAGGAAGTTCTTATGGTAGTCATTATACCATTGAGTTTGGGGGGATTGGTTTGATACCAAACAGAAATGTAACATAGAGGGAGAAATGAAATGTAAGGCATAAAATGACAAGGGAACAAGTAAAGAATAATCTCATCCTTCAGAAATGAAACTGGAACAATAGAACAAGAAGTGAAATGAAAGGCAAAGGAGAAAGTACCAAAACTAGTAGAAATGATAAAGAGGAGCAAGGAATCATGTTCCAAAAGGAGAGGAGCAAAGAATAACTTCAACACTCCATTGCCGTGAGTAAGTGGTGGTGCTAGCATTGCCTTGGAAGCATTCTTCAGCCTCATCACTATAAAAATGTTTGGGGAAGAATAACTATAGCACCACAAGCCCAACCCCTAGTTTGTTTCCCTTGCAGATTGTACCGTTTTCGTTTCATATTTCTCCCCTTCTTTCATCTACAAGTCCATCAATTCTTTTTCATCCCTATTGTAGGGATGGGTGGGATCGGTAAAACAACTCTTTCCCATCTAGCATATAATGATGAAAAAGGGAAAGTGTAGGCTAATTTCACAAAAAGAATATGGGTTTGTGTCTCAGACCCATTTGATGAGCTCAACATAGCCAAAGCCATCATTGGAGCCcttggtggagatgtcaattcCATTTTGGATAATCTAGTAGCTTTTGTCCAATGTGTGCACAAATCTATGAAGGGAGAAAAGTTTCTCCTCGTCTTAGATGATGTGTGGAACGAAGACTATACGAAGTGGGAAACATTGAAGCTACTTTTACATAATGGTGCTCTAGGTAGTAAAATAATAGTCACATCACGAAAAGAAGAGGTAGCTAGGATGATTGGAGCACCCAATAACACGATCAATTTAAAGGTGTTGAGTGATGAAGATTGTTGGTCATTTTTCGCTAGAATTGCCTTTGCCAATAGTAACCAAGAAAGGGTGTCGAAATTTAGAACCTATTGGTAAGAAAATTGTAAAGAAATGCAAAGGGTTGCCTCTTGTTGCTAAGACTTTAGGCGGTCTCATGTTTtggaagaaaacaaagaaagaatggCAAGATATTTTAAGCAGCGAGATATGGGAGTGTGAATTTGTGACAACAATGAAGCAATATTCAAGAAAGGGTGTGTGAATTTGTGCTCCAAAATGGATGACCAATAATGCATTTTTGTCATTGATCGAATCTGACCAATAATGCATTCTATCCAACATGACTCTGTCTAAgtctcatcatatggcccttgggccctaagcccgcccggcccgtagggccgaagcccggcccggcccttccattagggcgggccggcccgacccttttttatttagggtagggtatgggtcacacaaataaagcccggccctaccctacggcccggcccgattgagcccgtaAGGGCTAGGCCCGACCCAGCcctaaaagcccggccctaaccccgccctaaaatttatattttatttttgttattttctattacatgtgttatatgtataaaactatggaagtgtagaaaattatttcaatttgccataaggaaatgagtcttttaaattgagccatattttgagaagaaaaaaataatttttttttaagaattaacTGTTAATTCGGCAAAAATGCCaccgttttaatataatcttatgggtattttaatatttaccaataattactgttaactaattaactgtaataattacaaagctattatttcaaattggacaatatattcatgtaataccaattttgaaataaatcaagtaatcaacataactaaaaataatcaattggtcgagttgaaaccattttaccaatgtaatgttaacttcttaatgagcaaaatgggggacaaaatggaattttttaaaatgcaccgctggatgttatttgcatatgaatatatgttagtggtagaaatttcaacaatttccgccttCGTTTGGACCttgatctacccggtcaactcaataccctaaatagaacataaaacaaatatgctcttaaccggtccttggcaattcacttttttcgatctttcagctcccacactctaatgggtagggggtctacttatggatgtcaaaattccgcaacgtttgtccgcgcatggtgccgctccccttagggaagtttacttgtgcaaagcgttgaccgctccgttaggtgccttattcacggcggatcagcctaatttctttacacaatacctatcactattgtataaacatataagaattttccgattgatcgattttcatttcaaaatttttggatcgcacataatccttatatgtcttgtaatgtagtataactagtttattaggcttgttaccctccatgagcaaaataggggacgaaatggaattttttaaaatgaaccgctggatgttgtttgcatatgaatatatgttagtggtagaaatttcaacaatttccgcattcggttggacctcgatctatccggtcaactcaataccctaaatagaaaataaaacaaatatgctcttaaccggtccttggcaattcatttttttcgatcttttagctcccacactcttatgggtagggggtctacttatgcatgtcaaaattccgcaacgtttgtccgcgcatggtgccgctccccttagggaattttgcttgtgcaaagcgttgaccgctctgttaggtgccttattcacggcggatcaacctaatttctttacacaatacctatcactattgtataaacatataagaattttctgattgatcgattttcatttcaaaatttttggatcgcacataattcttatatgtcttgtaatgtagtataactagtttattaggcttgttaccctccatgagcaaaataggggacgaaatggaattttttaaaatgaaccgctggatgttgtttgcatatgaatatatgttagtggtagaaatttcaacaatttccgcattcggttggacctcgacactactacaaaaagttaatcacacaacaccaatcacacaacggaacagaaatcatctgttgtgtgtttaagtaaactctattgtacaacggtattagtgatgttctgttgtgtgaatgtcaacaaaatgataacttttttatcagaactcattgcacaacggaattaagtattttccgttgtctgagtcttagaaaatttagcggcagatttccctctactttggagtcttggttgcctcttgaaacactgaaatttgggctactaggtGCAACGGTACaactatttccgttgtgtgattgaaaactgggcgcaaaattttgagaaagcttgcttgaatgtcttccacttggtacacctagtgcaagctgtagaaattgcacaacagatttaagctattctgttgtgtgaactaaaaacataggCGGCAAGATTTTGAGCCCAAAGCAGTAGGCGGCattgtttccctccatgttttagCATTTTGTTTTTATGTAATACACTCCTACAACAGTTTGTTATAGAAACGTTGTGGGAGTGACTTGGAAAATTTATTGAGGGTTAATATAGACCGAGCCACATCTCGACCTAATTGCAAAGTACAAAACAAAACCTCTCGACCTTCTTGTCATCTTCTTCGCCACTTCTCTTCCCCTTCTTATCCAAAATGAAATTCTTGTGCCCTCCTCACTTCTAATCCAAACCACTAGTTCAATCCCTCAATTTACCattttcctctcaatttttCGAAATCCATACCAAATTTTTCCACAATTGAAAAAATGGGATTCGAATTGAACGCTCAATCGAGCATCAGTGAGATGAGAAACAACACGGAGAGTTCAAATCCGAGCGTCCTGACCTTGAGAAGCAGCAGCAGCGTGACTTCGGTTACCTCAATTCCAAATTCTTTTGGCGTTGAGACAGGGGTTGAGTCTAGCCATCTGCGACTCGACTTGTTCTGGGAAATCTCGAGCCTCTCGTTGTCGCTGTCGAAGATCTCGATGTACAGCAACATATTCATTTTTTGCCAATCGTCGTCTAGGCTCCACCAGTTTCGCCCATGCCAATCGTCATCTTGTAACCTTTCATTTTTAATACAATTAATTTCTTTCTATTGAATAAGAAAGTTTCTGATCCTTTTATAGTGTCATGCATTTTAGAGCAATATTGTTGCCTCTGGTGGACTTGGAGGGGAGGTATTCATTTGGGATCTCGAAGCAGCCCTTGCTCCGGTCTCAAAGTCAGGTGATTCTGTGGAAGATGATTGTTCAAATGCCACCAATGGTTCTGGAAATGCACAACCGATTACAAGTTTACTTACTATCAGCTCTAGCAACAGCATTTCTATGCACACAACTCAGGCACATGGTTATGTTCCAATCTCTGCCAAAGTCCATAAAGAATCAGTTTATGCACTGGCAGTGCATGATAGTGGATCACTTCTTGTCTCTGGTGGAACATATGCATGATAATGGATATGTTCCAATCTCTGCTTCTTGATTCTACTGGCAGGTTGGTTGGATTAGTTCTTCATAGGCTATGTTGATTGAATGCTTTATATGATTTTTTATATTTGTACATGAATTATGTTTTAACTCTACATAATCAAGCTTTGTTCTTAGATTGAATCCATTTAACTTGCGTATGACTCTGTAATCTGTCTAATATTTTTCTAAATGTCTTTCATTGATAcagaaaaatacattttgcaTATGAGTTAGACCATGATATGAGATTAGAATGATTTATTCTTCCCATCTAGGCTTTTGAGGCTTTGGAATTTTTGCTTCTGCGGGTGGTGGTGGTTTTTCAGTTGCTGGCTTTAGTGGTTTCTGATCCTTTTGTGCTGCTGTCTCGACCGGAGCTATGGTTTTCGAAATCTTGACGTAAAGGAATCCGTTGTCAAACCTGGCAGAGGTTTCATTAACATCACAGTTTGatggaacttgaatttctttGCGGAAGCGCTGCCATACATTGTTTTCCGGACGAACTGGGCGTTCACCGAGCACCCTTATGTTTCGAGTTGAGGTTACTTGGATCCTCAGATTCTCCTTCTTATATCCTGCATCAATGCATTACTTCTAGCTTTTATACACATGAATTGTATGTACGTATATTCGAAAATTATGACAAGTACTATGCATATATCTCTATGAAATTAATCGACTAATTATTTTGTATATCGAAACTGACTAAAATCGATGCAACTGGTGAAGTTCCTGATTAAATATGGTTTTAGCAAAATATTATCCCGATGCAGTCTGCATATATATAAGGTTTTTCTAGCTCATTCGTCACCATTAACCCTCAGCCTAAttattgtagatgataattTAATAGTATGTACAATAGGCTAGGGAACTATGACAAACCCTGTAGATTGACAATGAGAGTTTCATATCCTTCGTCTTGAACCCACTCTGCTGATGACGGTAGTTCAATATCCTCATAAACCCGATTAGCTGTTGCTGCAAATGGCCTTCCCTCCGTTGCCATACCTTAAGtaattagtatatatttgaCTTCTCTCTCTTATAATATTGATCGATGTATTTCTGAAATCTGAGGGAAAATGGGAGCTGTGGGTGGATGGTTCTATGCAATTTTGTTATGTTGTCAGTCCATTGACCAATTTCTCTTTGAACTTTCACTTTTGCAGGTTTTGCTTATCAAGATCTTCTGATTCAATGATTAGGTTGATAACTCACCTATCTCTTCTTTACCATGCAAACAATTAGCATTTAGATGCAAGATGAATTACTTATGTCATAAGTAGTTGGTAATTTGGTACTTTGTCCTTTATCCACCTAATTCTCTGTCTATTTTGTAGACTATGGGATCTTGGTCAGCAAAGATGCGTGCATTCTTATGCGGTGCACACAGATTCTATTTGGGCACTTGCCAGTACGCCAACGTTTAGTCATGTATATAGTGGTGGGAGAGACCTTTCTGTGAGTACAGTTCCTCCTTACAAATTGACTTCCCCCAGACATCTTTCGTCTTTGGCTGTTTGGCTTTGTTGCTCATTGTTTAATGCTCAATTCTGTTTATATTTTTAGTTGTTCTTGACAGACTTGACCACAAGAGAGAGTCTTTTGCTTTGCCAAGGAGAACACCCCATTCTGCAGTTGGCTCTAGATGATGATAGCATATGGGTTGCAACAACAGATTCTTCAATTAATAGATGGCCTGCTGAGGGGCGCAATCCTCAGAAAATTATCCAAAGAGGTGGCGCTTTCTTGGCCGGAAATTTGTCATTCTCAAGAGCAAGGGTGTCCTTGAAATGAACTTTAAACTTTTTCCTGTTTACTTGCAGGAGCGGTATGGGGATTACTGAAGCATTGCGATTACAGGTAGAACTCCAGAAGCAGCTTCATGAACAA is a window from the Rosa chinensis cultivar Old Blush chromosome 2, RchiOBHm-V2, whole genome shotgun sequence genome containing:
- the LOC112184485 gene encoding inactive protein RESTRICTED TEV MOVEMENT 2-like; this encodes MATEGRPFAATANRVYEDIELPSSAEWVQDEGYETLIVNLQGYKKENLRIQVTSTRNIRVLGERPVRPENNVWQRFRKEIQVPSNCDVNETSARFDNGFLYVKISKTIAPVETAAQKDQKPLKPATEKPPPPAEAKIPKPQKPRWEE